TGTTCATGCGGAAGCACAATGTTACAGCCCAGAGAAAGTCCGTTTGCATCTTTTGCACCGCGGTTAGCTGCTTCCATAATGCCGGGGCCCCCACCAGTCATAATTGCAAAATCCCTTTCGGCAAGTTGCCTGGAAACTTCACGGGCCATTTTATAGTATTGATGATTTTCGTCAAATCGGGCAGATCCGAAAACGGTAACACAAGGGCCAATAAAATGTAACGCTCTGAAACCCTTTAAAAATTGCATGAATACGCCTGCAACGTATTTTAACTCTTTCCATCTGGCTCTTGGCCCTTCTAAAAAACTTTGCTCTTCCTTGAAAAAAATATTGCTCATACTATTTAGTTTGCTCGTTCATTAGTCATTAGTTTATTAGGTGTTTATCATATACATTTTACCTATAGACGTTAGACTTTGTAATTCCTCTTTTCAAAAATATTTTTGCAGGGTTTTATAAGAAATGAAAATTCTTACAAACTCACCAAAAATGGCAATAGGTATCAATAAATTATTTACAGATTGCCAATTCGTAAAATAGGTAATTAGGGAAAGAAACCCAAAGGAAAACATGAAATAGATAAATCTGACGGGTAGTTGACAGAAATAAACTATTATTCCTGACTTTCTGGGAATCAGTAAAAGTATAAAAGAAATGAAAATAGATAACCAGCCTAAAGAAAATAAGAGCCGGGAAAAAAGCTGAACGGCAGTTAATGTCTCGTTTTTAAAGAAAGAGATGATTTGCGCATATGCCTGATCAGCCAATAGGCAAAAACAAATAAAATCTAGCAGCGCAAAAAGTCGAAGGATTAGCTTCATTATATTGTCTTTAAATCGCGAAGATACGCTAATTACAGTATTCTTCTATAAGTGTTTATAGAGTGTATTATTGCAGGGCCTACCTATGCAGTGATTTATAGGTTAATAGTAGTTTTAGCGAGTATTGTATACCTCTTCGTTAAAGACGGATATATAGGTAAAATAGACCTACAGAGGATATACTTTTATAGAGCCGGAAACACTAAACGATATTAATAATTTATTTCCGTTTATCTGAATATTACATACCTTGGCTCTTCTTAATCTGGGGTAAAGTAAGCTTAAATATATTAGATCAGTTTTTAAAGGTTAACTTGATAAGGGCAGAAATAGCTGAATCTAAAGATTGAGGAATACATCAAACGCAAAACGAATAAGGTGGTTTTTATGAAAACACTAGGTAAAGAATATTTAGATTTTTTAAGCGATTTAAGCCAAAACAATAATAAGATATGGTTCGCAGAGAATAAATTGCGGTTCGACAGCGTTTTTGCTGAGGTTAAATCCTTTTTTAAAGAGATATATGATGTTATGCAACAGCATGATCATATTTCTTTGTTCCATACTCACCGTATTTACAGAGATGTTAGGTTTTCCAAAGATAAAACACCCTATAAAAATTATTTTGGATTGCATTTAGGACGGGCAAAACCTTTGTTAAGAGGCGGATATTATCTAAGTCTGGAGCCTGGGAAAAGCTTTGTAGGAGGAGGCTTTTGGGAACCAAACAATATAGATTTGCTTAGAATAAGAAAGGAAATAGAGATGGATGATAGGGAATTGAGAGATATAATTAGTGAGGATAGGTTTAAGCAGTACTTTGACGAACTGAAAGGAGAGGAGTTGAAAACAGCTCCTAAAGGATTCGATAAAGGACATCCGTCAATTGATCTGCTTCGAAAAAAACAGTTTTTGGTTATGCGTTCTTTTACAGACAAAGAGGTAATGAAAGCCAACTTTTTAGACGAAGTGATTGCTACTTTTATCGCCATGCGTCCTTTTTTCGACTATATGTCTGCAGTATTGACTACAGACGTAAACGGTGTCAGCTTGTTTGACTCGGAAACAGCAAAAGATAGAAGATAGCACACACGATATCTGGCTGATTATTGCCTCCTAAAAATGTATTTAAACAAGCTGTCTTGAAAATCCAGAATAATATAAGTTTTGCAAACTTTATTTTATTTAGCTAAGATGGCTTATCAATTATTTACAGAATTCTTCAATTAGTTTATCAGCGGCGTCAGACCCAATATTTTTAATTATTAATAGGGTTTTGCATGTGTTTTCTGTATCGTTTTGTTTTATCATTTTTCTGGCTTCGGCTAATTTCGTTTCTATAAATTCATCATCAAAGCCCAACTCTTGTTTTAGTTTAATGATATGAGGTTCGTCTTTTGGGTTATTTTCTCCTTTTGCTTTCTTTTTATAGTATTCGAAAACTGTATTTTGCAACTGCTCCTGGATTTGGTAGTAGGCAATGGCGTTGTTTGTTTCTGCCTTATTTCTATCCTGACATCTGGGTTCTTCAAGAGCGAATTTTATGGGAAGTGTTATTTGCCAGATTTTGTATCGTGTGTTTTTCACCTGCCATTTTCCATCGGTTAATTTGATGACCCGAATGGCCTCTTCGTCCAGGTCTATTCCCGGGCCGTCACTTACATACACTCTGCTAACTTTTCCCTCGCTGTTTACATTGAAGGTAACTGAAATTGTAGCTTGTATGCAGTTTGCTTTGGAATAGTTTGGGTAAATAATGTGCTGATTAACGAACTCCTGGAGCGTTTGCTTACCGTTATAGAATGTTGGCGATTCCTGGAAAGGAATTGTCCAAAATATTAAAGCCCAAAGGTAATTGGAGAAAGCCATGGTATTTTAGTATTACCTTAAATAGGTAACGCTAAAATACCCTATATAGTTTTACTCCTGGTCTTTGTTGTTGATTTCACCAAACAGCTTATCCATTTTATCTACATATTCGTTAGTATCGTCTACAAAGAATTCGAGCTGCGGTACGCTTTTTACCTGATCTTTGATTTTCTTACCTAGCAGATATCTGATTTCCGACGCTCTGGCTTTTATTGATTTTATCGCTTCGGCAGTATTTGGTACATTGAAAAAGCTCAAAAATACTCTTACCATTCCTAAATCGGGAGTTGCTCTTACTTTAGTAACGGTAATCATAGAATTAGGGATCAAATGATTTGCCTCTCTTTGAAAATACTCGCCTAAATCTTTTTGTATAACGCGGGCAAATTTTTGTTGTCTTTTAGATTCCATCTTTTTAAGTATTAAGATTTTAGTATCAAGTATCAAGACTTTGGACTGGTTCTTAAAGATTGAATACTTTAAGTATCAGTAAATATCTGTTTTTTGATTAATATAAAAAATTGTTGAAAGGATATATCTTCTCGTTTACAGCCTTCACTCTTTCGTATATAACGTCTTTTAATTCGTCGGTATTTTCTTTTTCGGTAGCAGAGATGAATACAGCAGGAGATGCATTTTTAGCCATCCAGCTTTTCTTAAAATCCTCTAAAGTCATTTTAGGGGCTTCTTCATTATCTACCATCCATTCCTGTTCCGCTTCAACTCCCTGATAAGCGTCAATTTTATTGAAAACCGTAATGGTCTCTTTGTCTATCACACCCAAATCCTTTAATGTTTCATTAACTGTTCTGATATGATCTTCGAAATTCGGATGTGATATATCGACAACATGTATAAGAATATCTGCTTCTCTGGTTTCGTCTAGCGTAGATTTAAAACATTCTACCAAATGGTGAGGCAATTTTCTGATAAAGCCAACCGTGTCTGAAAGCAGGAATGGGACATTTTCGATAACGACCTTTCTGACAGTTGTGTCTAAGGTTGCGAAAAGCTTGTTTTCGGCAAAAACTTCTGATTTGGAAAGCATATTCATAATGGTAGATTTACCAACGTTGGTATAACCAACCAAAGCAACCCGAACCATTTCTTTCCTGTTTTTCCTTTGTGTTAGATTTTGCTTGTCGATAGTCTTGAGCTTTTCTTTTAGGAGAGCGACCTTGTTATTGATCATCCTTCTATCGCTTTCTATTTGTGATTCTCCGGGACCACGCATACCGATACCGCCTTTTTGACGCTCCAAGTGTGTCCACATTCGTGTAAGGCGAGGTAATAGATACTGTAGCTGAGCCAGCTCGACCTGTGTTTTGGCCTGGGCCGTTTGTGCTCTGCTTGCAAAAATATCCAGAATTAAATTGCTTCGGTCAAGAACCTTTACTGTTAGCTCTTCTTTTACCTTCAGCTCATTTTCGATATTTCTTACCTGCATTGGAGAAAGCTCATCATCAAAAACGACCATGTCAATTTCCTCTGCAATAACATATTCTTTAATCTCTTCTAACTTACCGCTCCCAACAAAAGTTGCCCTGTCGGGTTT
This genomic interval from Pseudopedobacter saltans DSM 12145 contains the following:
- a CDS encoding DUF2461 domain-containing protein — translated: MKTLGKEYLDFLSDLSQNNNKIWFAENKLRFDSVFAEVKSFFKEIYDVMQQHDHISLFHTHRIYRDVRFSKDKTPYKNYFGLHLGRAKPLLRGGYYLSLEPGKSFVGGGFWEPNNIDLLRIRKEIEMDDRELRDIISEDRFKQYFDELKGEELKTAPKGFDKGHPSIDLLRKKQFLVMRSFTDKEVMKANFLDEVIATFIAMRPFFDYMSAVLTTDVNGVSLFDSETAKDRR
- a CDS encoding TonB family protein; this translates as MAFSNYLWALIFWTIPFQESPTFYNGKQTLQEFVNQHIIYPNYSKANCIQATISVTFNVNSEGKVSRVYVSDGPGIDLDEEAIRVIKLTDGKWQVKNTRYKIWQITLPIKFALEEPRCQDRNKAETNNAIAYYQIQEQLQNTVFEYYKKKAKGENNPKDEPHIIKLKQELGFDDEFIETKLAEARKMIKQNDTENTCKTLLIIKNIGSDAADKLIEEFCK
- the rbfA gene encoding 30S ribosome-binding factor RbfA, which codes for MESKRQQKFARVIQKDLGEYFQREANHLIPNSMITVTKVRATPDLGMVRVFLSFFNVPNTAEAIKSIKARASEIRYLLGKKIKDQVKSVPQLEFFVDDTNEYVDKMDKLFGEINNKDQE
- the hflX gene encoding GTPase HflX encodes the protein MARKSLLKKLHDTAPKKETAVLIGLITPETSEVREKEYLEELAFLVDTAGGETKHVFTQKLQKPDRATFVGSGKLEEIKEYVIAEEIDMVVFDDELSPMQVRNIENELKVKEELTVKVLDRSNLILDIFASRAQTAQAKTQVELAQLQYLLPRLTRMWTHLERQKGGIGMRGPGESQIESDRRMINNKVALLKEKLKTIDKQNLTQRKNRKEMVRVALVGYTNVGKSTIMNMLSKSEVFAENKLFATLDTTVRKVVIENVPFLLSDTVGFIRKLPHHLVECFKSTLDETREADILIHVVDISHPNFEDHIRTVNETLKDLGVIDKETITVFNKIDAYQGVEAEQEWMVDNEEAPKMTLEDFKKSWMAKNASPAVFISATEKENTDELKDVIYERVKAVNEKIYPFNNFLY